The Vespula vulgaris chromosome 4, iyVesVulg1.1, whole genome shotgun sequence genome has a segment encoding these proteins:
- the LOC127063523 gene encoding protein O-GlcNAcase isoform X3 — protein MDDGTTKGFVSKFVYICRLKKWGMDSYLYAPKDDYKHRAYWRDLYTVEEAEHLTGLITAARECGITFYYALSPGLDITYSSAKEVAALKRKLEQVSQFGCTAFALLFDDIEPEMSEADKEMFQSFAHAQVSVTNDIFQHLGQPRFLLCPTQYCATRAIPNVSSSEYLNTLGMKLAQEIDIMWTGPKVISRLLTVESIEEITEVLRRPPVIWDNLHANDYDQKRVFLGPYSGRSPDLIPKLRGVLTNPNCEYGANFVAIHTLAQWSRCNIDGKRDLSLNDTVSADIKLETETEDGVVGEDVPSTLSPNMYHPRHALKNAISEWLSEFNKKKVAWGVIAKPQPCVAPTIPIPIIPSVNTCMSLTSTTTTTVPATPTPVTNSNHLQALAEVCSTVTSSDSFAQPSSGPMMNSLVSDTKVISEPIVSTISPSVGNEAITTTVSSVEPMDCNTTPSDSPAHGIKIHVEDDIMVENTSTCSEASAGMQVEVDGTSPTVNGTQMIIENDSESHENTDNVDQDSSSIKDADKQLTQEDLCLLCDLFYLPFEHGGQGIQLLQEFNWLKSNAHVVMKKSKEEDAASQSDIEEWHARAAKLNDMCNAVNRLFQRLTYCNNRELLYDLYSYMWDMRGVVSLLNSYVKWLAFGRFPATMTTYTQGSYTWFSNGWKETFMSGDQEPWVFRGGLTADLQRLIPVDSGNDLFVYKVSEIPSSKIYTIRPYLASDEEAVYAVCNQISNCTGSSAVADKLVGGFLTLSPELCMIVEDENGIVGYALAALNVKSYNQRLAVSWIPELKMKYPLDNGMNNLPQDIQDAIQYFHTFSPDVSEQLCRHHPSKLLCAILPTVTDQSIPKRLITCVLAALRANGSFGVHTTMCSTDKETNDFYTKLGFVELNPAQEEHPGIKTMCRSF, from the exons ATGGACGACGGAACAACGAAAGGATTTGTTTCAAAA TTCGTTTATATTTGTAGACTAAAAAAATGGGGAATGGACTCATATTTGTACGCGCCCAAGGACGATTATAAACATCGTGCGTATTGGAGAGATTTGTATACGGTGGAAGAAGCTGAACATCTAACGGGTTTGATCACAGCTGCTAGAGAATGCGGCATCACGTTTTATTATGCTCTATCTCCCGGATTAGATATCACGTATTCCAGTGCCAAGGAAGTAGCAgctttaaagagaaaattagaaCAAGTCAGCCAATTTGGTTGTACCGCATTTGCCTTATTATTCGATGACATAGAGCCTGAAATGAGCGAAGCAGACAAAGAAATGTTTCAATCGTTCGCGCATGCACAA GTATCTGTCACCAATGACATTTTTCAACACCTCGGACAACCTCGTTTTCTTCTATGTCCGACACAATATTGCGCAACTCGAGCAATACCCAATGTGTCCTCTTCCGAGTACTTAAATACCCTTGGAATGAAATTAGCTCAAGAAATTGATATAATGTGGACAGGTCCTAAAGTAATATCAAGGCTCTTAACTGTTGAATCTATTGAAGAAATTACAGAAGTTCTTAGAAGGCCGCCTGTTATTTGGGATAACTTGCATGCTAATGATTACGATCAAAAAAGGGTTTTCCTTGGGCCGTATTCAGGTAGATCACCTGATCTTATTCCTAAACTAAGAGGCGTTTTAACGAATCCAAATTGTGAGTATGGCGCGAATTTTGTCGCTATTCACACGCTGGCACAATGGAGCAGGTGCAATATTGACGGCAAGAGAGATTTAAGTCTGA ACGACACTGTATCTGCcgatattaaattagaaaCAGAGACGGAAGATGGAGTTGTCGGGGAAGACGTTCCTTCAACTTTATCTCCAAACATGTATCATCCACGTCATGCGCTCAAAAATGCGATAAGCGAATGGTTATcagaatttaataagaaaaaagtagcgTGGGGTGTCATCGCGAAACCACAGCCATGCGTAGCTCCGACAATACCAATCCCGATTATTCCTTCTGTAAATACATGTATGAGCTTGACATccacaacgacaacaacggtTCCTGCAACTCCTACACCAGTAACTAATTCGAATCACCTTCAAGCATTGGCTGAAGTATGCTCTACTGTTACAAGTAGTGATAGTTTTGCTCAACCTTCTTCTGGACCCATGATGAATTCTTTAGTATCTGATACCAAAGTAATCAGTGAACCTATAGTTTCAACGATATCTCCCAGTGTAGGAAACGAGGCGATTACAACGACCGTATCTTCGGTCGAACCAATGGATTGTAACACGACCCCGAGTGATTCTCCTGCTCatggaataaaaatacacGTAGAAGACGACATCATGGTGGAAAACACTTCT ACATGTAGTGAAGCTTCTGCAGGTATGCAAGTAGAAGTAGATGGTACTTCTCCTACAGTAAATGGTACACAAATGATAATCGAGAATGACAGCGAATCTCATGAGAATACTGATAATGTAGATCAAGATTCTTCATCGATAAAAGATGCAGACAAACAATTGACTCAAGAGGATTTATGCCTGTTGTGTGATTTATTCTACTTACCGTTTGAACATGGTGGTCAGGGTATTCAATTGTTACAAGAATTCAACTGGCTAAAGAGCAATGCTCATGTTGTTAtgaagaaatcgaaagaagagGATGCTGCTTCACAATCTGAT atAGAAGAGTGGCATGCTCGTGCAGctaaattaaatgatatgtGTAATGCAGTAAATAGATTGTTTCAACGACTTACGTACTGTAATAATCGCGAACTATTATATGATTTGTATTCATATATGTGGGACATGAGAGGAGTTGTATCATTGCTAAATAGTTATGTAAAATGGTTAG CATTTGGCAGATTCCCAGCGACGATGACAACGTATACCCAGGGAAGCTACACAT GGTTTTCGAACGGTTGGAAAGAAACATTTATGAGTGGTGATCAAGAACCATGGGTCTTTCGCGGTGGTCTTACTGCTGACCTACAG AGATTAATTCCAGTGGACAGCGGTAacgatttatttgtttataaagtCTCAGAAATACCTagtagtaaaatatatacaatacggCCTTACTTAGCGAGCGATGAAGAAGCAGTTTACGCAGTATGCAATCAAATTTCTAACTGCACGGGATCATCGGCTGTAGCAGACAA ATTAGTCGGTGGATTCTTAACATTAAGTCCTGAATTATGTATGATTGTTGAAGATGAGAATGGTATAGTAGGATACGCACTAGCTGCCTTAAATGTTAAATCTTATAATCAGAGGTTGGCAGTTTCTTGGATTCCTGAATTAAAGATGAAATATCCCTTGGATAATGGTATGAATAATTTACCACAGGATATTCAA gaTGCAATACAGTATTTTCATACATTTAGTCCAGATGTATCAGAACAATTGTGTAGACATCATCCATCAAAACTTTTGTGCGCAATACTACCTACTGTAACAGATCAGTCAATTCCTAAAAGATTGATTACTTGTGTCTTAGCAGCTTTAAGAGCTAATG GTTCTTTCGGAGTTCATACAACCATGTGCTCAACAGATAAGGAAACTaatgatttttatacaaaattaggATTTGTTGAATTGAATCCAGCACAGGAGGAACATCCTGGAATAAAAACAATGTGTAGAAGTTTCTAA
- the LOC127063535 gene encoding probable serine/threonine-protein kinase roco4 — protein MINITRELLEQYYGFHNESNNDRSLSIHQCVNNRNDYEKKNIDERTILNETEEIITRDVQSEKNHNEEESADLCTYNFCGLDKEEEKEDGNITSESHFANILNNEKTFDLHENNANMPYVSYDPEELCISELCPIPAEDLDTISDISSVITQDTPQHSNEEYTDLLPLPKKTSVYNSTFVDLSNAKLAVLPNNIMQHFSRIRMLYLENNALSEIPEELFPSLQNLEWLDIRNNQLKSLPKNIKSHSSLHTLLLQGNKIQVLPLELCMVPKLKNLQVARNPLTMPPENIVALGCSNILSFLKNEWNKLHPDEVGIIPVKEVKPKSLTVLSNGSINKKKSDILQVINCYSCSDISKKFNKMSMIEKRKAYKPNNRCNSKGTNLIRQKQLSWIDEITEMLNKEASVLQKMKNKIALQEWRDDKSSFSKSMEKATKRREDDIPFAIDNVDDLYISKAENKLNDKKNLQRRNKAVFVSPTNINKKIIELLDSLTTINTDVITNMTPTSKQKFLNDTIKKICLLQKEIHHLQRHNITTMP, from the exons ATGATTAATATAACGCGAGAACTTCTTGAACAGTATTATGGATTTCATAATGAATCTAATAATGATAGATCTTTGTCAATTCACCAATGTGTTAATAATAGAAAcgattatgaaaagaaaaatattgacgaacgaacgatcttaAATGAAACGGAGGAAATTATAACGAGAGATgtg caAAGTGAGAAGAATCATAATGAGGAGGAATCTGCtgatttatgtacatataatttttgtggattggataaagaggaagaaaaagaggatggaAATATAACTTCTGAATCACATTTTGctaatattttaaacaatgaaaaaactTTTGATCTACATGAAAACAATGCTAATATGCCCTATGTATCTTATG ATCCCGAAGAATTGTGTATTAGTGAGTTGTGTCCTATACCTGCAGAAGATTTAGATACGATATCTGATATTTCTTCAGTAATAACGCAAGACACGCCTCAGCACTCAAACGAAGAATATACAGATTTATTACCTCTTCCTAAAAAAACGTCAGTTTATAATTCAACATTTGTGGATTTGTCAAATGCAAAACTTGCAGTATTACcaaataatataatgcaaCATTTTTCAAGGATACGG atgCTTTATTTAGAGAATAATGCCTTGTCAGAAATTCCTGAAGagctctttccttctttacaAAATCTTGAATGGCTAGACATACGGAATAATCAATTGAAATCTTTAccaaagaatataaaatctcATTCTTCTTTACATACGCTTTTATTACAAGGAAACAAAATTCAGGTTTTACCATTAGAACTTT GCATGGTacctaaattaaaaaatttacaagtGGCACGTAATCCTCTTACTATGCCACCGGAAAATATTGTAGCACTTGGATGTTCTAATATTTTAAGCTTCTTAAAAAATGAATGGAATAAGTTACATCCAGATGAAGTTGGAATAATACCTGTGAAGG AAGTAAAGCCAAAATCGTTAACAGTTCTTAGTAACGgatcaattaataaaaaaaagtctgACATTTTACAAGTTATTAATTGCTATAGCTGCAgtgatatatcaaaaaaatttaataaaatgtctatgatagagaaaagaaaagcttaTAAACCAAACAACAG ATGTAACAGCAAAGGAACAAATCTTATCAGACAAAAACAACTTTCATGGATTGATGAAATTACAGAAATGTTGAATAAAGAAGCTTCTGTACTTCAAAAAATGAA aaacaaaatagCTCTACAAGAATGGAGAGATGATAAAAGCAGTTTCTCTAAAAGTATGGAAAAGGctacaaaaagaagagaag ATGACATTCCATTCGCTATCGATAATGTCGACgacttatatatatctaaagcGGAAAACAAATtg aacgataaaaagaatttgcaaagaagaaataaagcaGTATTCGTATCACCTAC taacataaataaaaagattatcgaATTATTGGACTCATTAACTACAATAAATACAGATGTTATTACAAATATGACACCAACTTCCAaacaaaagtttctaaatgaTACAATTAAAAAG ATTTGtcttttacaaaaagaaatacatcATCTTCAGCGACATAATATTACCACAATGCCTTAA
- the LOC127063546 gene encoding cilia- and flagella-associated protein 300-like encodes MDIVPQYTFIPLACKNYFNINDKKTQNLFNKWGLKGNIVLQHFSFNEPFHSYHKYQFAEAFFKSSIVAQNLLTKKGSSWTKQGIIASTVEVEQIPCSVINMSFFNKLQNPDNGIINNSGVICKRYDNEINNFLVSDKLREMLLDEESDQYGLYTEDERKEFIFCIFQMLVLGGILCQYEDTLEPYLDTTKRIYKDLIRVQKRKHLDDLSVSTTVLKVTAEDNKNQAYFPSNDPFNIQNIGFLLIDGNLREVTTFLHQFGGYCD; translated from the exons ATGGATATCGTTCCGCAATATACATTCATTCCACTTGCATGtaaaaattactttaatataaatgataaaaaaacgcaaaatttatttaacaaatg GGGATTGAAGGGAAATATTGTTcttcaacatttttctttcaacgaacCTTTTCATTCATATCATAAATACCAATTTGCTGAG GCCTTTTTTAAAAGCAGCATTGTTGCCCAAAActtgttaacaaaaaaaggaagctcATGGACAAAACAAG gaATCATTGCATCAACTGTGGAAGTAGAACAAATACCATGTTCTGTTATAAATatgtctttttttaataagttacAAAATCCAGATaatggaataataaataattctggTGTTATTTGCAAAAGAtatgataatgaaattaataattttcttgtttctgaCAAATTGAGAgag atGTTATTAGATGAAGAGTCAGATCAGTATGGTTTATATACAGaagatgaaaggaaagaatttatcttttgtattttccAAATGTTAGTTCTTGGAGGAATATTATGTCAATATGAAGATACTTTGGAACCGTATCTTGATACTACCAAACGAATTTATAAAGATCTTATAAg agtacaaaaacgaaaacattTGGATGATTTATCTGTCAGCACAACAGTTTTAAAAGTTACAgcagaagataataaaaatcaagcGTACTTTCCGAGTAATGATCCTTTTAACATACAAAATATTGGATTTCTATTGATTGATGGAAATCTACGTGAAGTTACAACCTTTCTACATCAGTTTGGAGGATATTGTGAttga
- the LOC127063523 gene encoding protein O-GlcNAcase isoform X2, with protein sequence MAETNGAANLNTKNGNFICGVVEGFYGRPWTTEQRKDLFQKLKKWGMDSYLYAPKDDYKHRAYWRDLYTVEEAEHLTGLITAARECGITFYYALSPGLDITYSSAKEVAALKRKLEQVSQFGCTAFALLFDDIEPEMSEADKEMFQSFAHAQVSVTNDIFQHLGQPRFLLCPTQYCATRAIPNVSSSEYLNTLGMKLAQEIDIMWTGPKVISRLLTVESIEEITEVLRRPPVIWDNLHANDYDQKRVFLGPYSGRSPDLIPKLRGVLTNPNCEYGANFVAIHTLAQWSRCNIDGKRDLSLNDTVSADIKLETETEDGVVGEDVPSTLSPNMYHPRHALKNAISEWLSEFNKKKVAWGVIAKPQPCVAPTIPIPIIPSVNTCMSLTSTTTTTVPATPTPVTNSNHLQALAEVCSTVTSSDSFAQPSSGPMMNSLVSDTKVISEPIVSTISPSVGNEAITTTVSSVEPMDCNTTPSDSPAHGIKIHVEDDIMVENTSTCSEASAGMQVEVDGTSPTVNGTQMIIENDSESHENTDNVDQDSSSIKDADKQLTQEDLCLLCDLFYLPFEHGGQGIQLLQEFNWLKSNAHVVMKKSKEEDAASQSDIEEWHARAAKLNDMCNAVNRLFQRLTYCNNRELLYDLYSYMWDMRGVVSLLNSYVKWLGFSNGWKETFMSGDQEPWVFRGGLTADLQRLIPVDSGNDLFVYKVSEIPSSKIYTIRPYLASDEEAVYAVCNQISNCTGSSAVADKLVGGFLTLSPELCMIVEDENGIVGYALAALNVKSYNQRLAVSWIPELKMKYPLDNGMNNLPQDIQDAIQYFHTFSPDVSEQLCRHHPSKLLCAILPTVTDQSIPKRLITCVLAALRANGSFGVHTTMCSTDKETNDFYTKLGFVELNPAQEEHPGIKTMCRSF encoded by the exons ATGGCGGAGACAAACGGGGCCGCAAATTTAAACACTAAAAACGGAAACTTCATTTGCGGTGTAGTAGAAG GATTTTACGGAAGACCATGGACGACGGAACAACGAAAGGATTTGTTTCAAAA ACTAAAAAAATGGGGAATGGACTCATATTTGTACGCGCCCAAGGACGATTATAAACATCGTGCGTATTGGAGAGATTTGTATACGGTGGAAGAAGCTGAACATCTAACGGGTTTGATCACAGCTGCTAGAGAATGCGGCATCACGTTTTATTATGCTCTATCTCCCGGATTAGATATCACGTATTCCAGTGCCAAGGAAGTAGCAgctttaaagagaaaattagaaCAAGTCAGCCAATTTGGTTGTACCGCATTTGCCTTATTATTCGATGACATAGAGCCTGAAATGAGCGAAGCAGACAAAGAAATGTTTCAATCGTTCGCGCATGCACAA GTATCTGTCACCAATGACATTTTTCAACACCTCGGACAACCTCGTTTTCTTCTATGTCCGACACAATATTGCGCAACTCGAGCAATACCCAATGTGTCCTCTTCCGAGTACTTAAATACCCTTGGAATGAAATTAGCTCAAGAAATTGATATAATGTGGACAGGTCCTAAAGTAATATCAAGGCTCTTAACTGTTGAATCTATTGAAGAAATTACAGAAGTTCTTAGAAGGCCGCCTGTTATTTGGGATAACTTGCATGCTAATGATTACGATCAAAAAAGGGTTTTCCTTGGGCCGTATTCAGGTAGATCACCTGATCTTATTCCTAAACTAAGAGGCGTTTTAACGAATCCAAATTGTGAGTATGGCGCGAATTTTGTCGCTATTCACACGCTGGCACAATGGAGCAGGTGCAATATTGACGGCAAGAGAGATTTAAGTCTGA ACGACACTGTATCTGCcgatattaaattagaaaCAGAGACGGAAGATGGAGTTGTCGGGGAAGACGTTCCTTCAACTTTATCTCCAAACATGTATCATCCACGTCATGCGCTCAAAAATGCGATAAGCGAATGGTTATcagaatttaataagaaaaaagtagcgTGGGGTGTCATCGCGAAACCACAGCCATGCGTAGCTCCGACAATACCAATCCCGATTATTCCTTCTGTAAATACATGTATGAGCTTGACATccacaacgacaacaacggtTCCTGCAACTCCTACACCAGTAACTAATTCGAATCACCTTCAAGCATTGGCTGAAGTATGCTCTACTGTTACAAGTAGTGATAGTTTTGCTCAACCTTCTTCTGGACCCATGATGAATTCTTTAGTATCTGATACCAAAGTAATCAGTGAACCTATAGTTTCAACGATATCTCCCAGTGTAGGAAACGAGGCGATTACAACGACCGTATCTTCGGTCGAACCAATGGATTGTAACACGACCCCGAGTGATTCTCCTGCTCatggaataaaaatacacGTAGAAGACGACATCATGGTGGAAAACACTTCT ACATGTAGTGAAGCTTCTGCAGGTATGCAAGTAGAAGTAGATGGTACTTCTCCTACAGTAAATGGTACACAAATGATAATCGAGAATGACAGCGAATCTCATGAGAATACTGATAATGTAGATCAAGATTCTTCATCGATAAAAGATGCAGACAAACAATTGACTCAAGAGGATTTATGCCTGTTGTGTGATTTATTCTACTTACCGTTTGAACATGGTGGTCAGGGTATTCAATTGTTACAAGAATTCAACTGGCTAAAGAGCAATGCTCATGTTGTTAtgaagaaatcgaaagaagagGATGCTGCTTCACAATCTGAT atAGAAGAGTGGCATGCTCGTGCAGctaaattaaatgatatgtGTAATGCAGTAAATAGATTGTTTCAACGACTTACGTACTGTAATAATCGCGAACTATTATATGATTTGTATTCATATATGTGGGACATGAGAGGAGTTGTATCATTGCTAAATAGTTATGTAAAATGGTTAG GGTTTTCGAACGGTTGGAAAGAAACATTTATGAGTGGTGATCAAGAACCATGGGTCTTTCGCGGTGGTCTTACTGCTGACCTACAG AGATTAATTCCAGTGGACAGCGGTAacgatttatttgtttataaagtCTCAGAAATACCTagtagtaaaatatatacaatacggCCTTACTTAGCGAGCGATGAAGAAGCAGTTTACGCAGTATGCAATCAAATTTCTAACTGCACGGGATCATCGGCTGTAGCAGACAA ATTAGTCGGTGGATTCTTAACATTAAGTCCTGAATTATGTATGATTGTTGAAGATGAGAATGGTATAGTAGGATACGCACTAGCTGCCTTAAATGTTAAATCTTATAATCAGAGGTTGGCAGTTTCTTGGATTCCTGAATTAAAGATGAAATATCCCTTGGATAATGGTATGAATAATTTACCACAGGATATTCAA gaTGCAATACAGTATTTTCATACATTTAGTCCAGATGTATCAGAACAATTGTGTAGACATCATCCATCAAAACTTTTGTGCGCAATACTACCTACTGTAACAGATCAGTCAATTCCTAAAAGATTGATTACTTGTGTCTTAGCAGCTTTAAGAGCTAATG GTTCTTTCGGAGTTCATACAACCATGTGCTCAACAGATAAGGAAACTaatgatttttatacaaaattaggATTTGTTGAATTGAATCCAGCACAGGAGGAACATCCTGGAATAAAAACAATGTGTAGAAGTTTCTAA
- the LOC127063523 gene encoding protein O-GlcNAcase isoform X1, whose product MAETNGAANLNTKNGNFICGVVEGFYGRPWTTEQRKDLFQKLKKWGMDSYLYAPKDDYKHRAYWRDLYTVEEAEHLTGLITAARECGITFYYALSPGLDITYSSAKEVAALKRKLEQVSQFGCTAFALLFDDIEPEMSEADKEMFQSFAHAQVSVTNDIFQHLGQPRFLLCPTQYCATRAIPNVSSSEYLNTLGMKLAQEIDIMWTGPKVISRLLTVESIEEITEVLRRPPVIWDNLHANDYDQKRVFLGPYSGRSPDLIPKLRGVLTNPNCEYGANFVAIHTLAQWSRCNIDGKRDLSLNDTVSADIKLETETEDGVVGEDVPSTLSPNMYHPRHALKNAISEWLSEFNKKKVAWGVIAKPQPCVAPTIPIPIIPSVNTCMSLTSTTTTTVPATPTPVTNSNHLQALAEVCSTVTSSDSFAQPSSGPMMNSLVSDTKVISEPIVSTISPSVGNEAITTTVSSVEPMDCNTTPSDSPAHGIKIHVEDDIMVENTSTCSEASAGMQVEVDGTSPTVNGTQMIIENDSESHENTDNVDQDSSSIKDADKQLTQEDLCLLCDLFYLPFEHGGQGIQLLQEFNWLKSNAHVVMKKSKEEDAASQSDIEEWHARAAKLNDMCNAVNRLFQRLTYCNNRELLYDLYSYMWDMRGVVSLLNSYVKWLAFGRFPATMTTYTQGSYTWFSNGWKETFMSGDQEPWVFRGGLTADLQRLIPVDSGNDLFVYKVSEIPSSKIYTIRPYLASDEEAVYAVCNQISNCTGSSAVADKLVGGFLTLSPELCMIVEDENGIVGYALAALNVKSYNQRLAVSWIPELKMKYPLDNGMNNLPQDIQDAIQYFHTFSPDVSEQLCRHHPSKLLCAILPTVTDQSIPKRLITCVLAALRANGSFGVHTTMCSTDKETNDFYTKLGFVELNPAQEEHPGIKTMCRSF is encoded by the exons ATGGCGGAGACAAACGGGGCCGCAAATTTAAACACTAAAAACGGAAACTTCATTTGCGGTGTAGTAGAAG GATTTTACGGAAGACCATGGACGACGGAACAACGAAAGGATTTGTTTCAAAA ACTAAAAAAATGGGGAATGGACTCATATTTGTACGCGCCCAAGGACGATTATAAACATCGTGCGTATTGGAGAGATTTGTATACGGTGGAAGAAGCTGAACATCTAACGGGTTTGATCACAGCTGCTAGAGAATGCGGCATCACGTTTTATTATGCTCTATCTCCCGGATTAGATATCACGTATTCCAGTGCCAAGGAAGTAGCAgctttaaagagaaaattagaaCAAGTCAGCCAATTTGGTTGTACCGCATTTGCCTTATTATTCGATGACATAGAGCCTGAAATGAGCGAAGCAGACAAAGAAATGTTTCAATCGTTCGCGCATGCACAA GTATCTGTCACCAATGACATTTTTCAACACCTCGGACAACCTCGTTTTCTTCTATGTCCGACACAATATTGCGCAACTCGAGCAATACCCAATGTGTCCTCTTCCGAGTACTTAAATACCCTTGGAATGAAATTAGCTCAAGAAATTGATATAATGTGGACAGGTCCTAAAGTAATATCAAGGCTCTTAACTGTTGAATCTATTGAAGAAATTACAGAAGTTCTTAGAAGGCCGCCTGTTATTTGGGATAACTTGCATGCTAATGATTACGATCAAAAAAGGGTTTTCCTTGGGCCGTATTCAGGTAGATCACCTGATCTTATTCCTAAACTAAGAGGCGTTTTAACGAATCCAAATTGTGAGTATGGCGCGAATTTTGTCGCTATTCACACGCTGGCACAATGGAGCAGGTGCAATATTGACGGCAAGAGAGATTTAAGTCTGA ACGACACTGTATCTGCcgatattaaattagaaaCAGAGACGGAAGATGGAGTTGTCGGGGAAGACGTTCCTTCAACTTTATCTCCAAACATGTATCATCCACGTCATGCGCTCAAAAATGCGATAAGCGAATGGTTATcagaatttaataagaaaaaagtagcgTGGGGTGTCATCGCGAAACCACAGCCATGCGTAGCTCCGACAATACCAATCCCGATTATTCCTTCTGTAAATACATGTATGAGCTTGACATccacaacgacaacaacggtTCCTGCAACTCCTACACCAGTAACTAATTCGAATCACCTTCAAGCATTGGCTGAAGTATGCTCTACTGTTACAAGTAGTGATAGTTTTGCTCAACCTTCTTCTGGACCCATGATGAATTCTTTAGTATCTGATACCAAAGTAATCAGTGAACCTATAGTTTCAACGATATCTCCCAGTGTAGGAAACGAGGCGATTACAACGACCGTATCTTCGGTCGAACCAATGGATTGTAACACGACCCCGAGTGATTCTCCTGCTCatggaataaaaatacacGTAGAAGACGACATCATGGTGGAAAACACTTCT ACATGTAGTGAAGCTTCTGCAGGTATGCAAGTAGAAGTAGATGGTACTTCTCCTACAGTAAATGGTACACAAATGATAATCGAGAATGACAGCGAATCTCATGAGAATACTGATAATGTAGATCAAGATTCTTCATCGATAAAAGATGCAGACAAACAATTGACTCAAGAGGATTTATGCCTGTTGTGTGATTTATTCTACTTACCGTTTGAACATGGTGGTCAGGGTATTCAATTGTTACAAGAATTCAACTGGCTAAAGAGCAATGCTCATGTTGTTAtgaagaaatcgaaagaagagGATGCTGCTTCACAATCTGAT atAGAAGAGTGGCATGCTCGTGCAGctaaattaaatgatatgtGTAATGCAGTAAATAGATTGTTTCAACGACTTACGTACTGTAATAATCGCGAACTATTATATGATTTGTATTCATATATGTGGGACATGAGAGGAGTTGTATCATTGCTAAATAGTTATGTAAAATGGTTAG CATTTGGCAGATTCCCAGCGACGATGACAACGTATACCCAGGGAAGCTACACAT GGTTTTCGAACGGTTGGAAAGAAACATTTATGAGTGGTGATCAAGAACCATGGGTCTTTCGCGGTGGTCTTACTGCTGACCTACAG AGATTAATTCCAGTGGACAGCGGTAacgatttatttgtttataaagtCTCAGAAATACCTagtagtaaaatatatacaatacggCCTTACTTAGCGAGCGATGAAGAAGCAGTTTACGCAGTATGCAATCAAATTTCTAACTGCACGGGATCATCGGCTGTAGCAGACAA ATTAGTCGGTGGATTCTTAACATTAAGTCCTGAATTATGTATGATTGTTGAAGATGAGAATGGTATAGTAGGATACGCACTAGCTGCCTTAAATGTTAAATCTTATAATCAGAGGTTGGCAGTTTCTTGGATTCCTGAATTAAAGATGAAATATCCCTTGGATAATGGTATGAATAATTTACCACAGGATATTCAA gaTGCAATACAGTATTTTCATACATTTAGTCCAGATGTATCAGAACAATTGTGTAGACATCATCCATCAAAACTTTTGTGCGCAATACTACCTACTGTAACAGATCAGTCAATTCCTAAAAGATTGATTACTTGTGTCTTAGCAGCTTTAAGAGCTAATG GTTCTTTCGGAGTTCATACAACCATGTGCTCAACAGATAAGGAAACTaatgatttttatacaaaattaggATTTGTTGAATTGAATCCAGCACAGGAGGAACATCCTGGAATAAAAACAATGTGTAGAAGTTTCTAA